Genomic segment of Kibdelosporangium phytohabitans:
TCGAACTCGTCATGCCGGTCACGACCTTGTCCGCCAGCAGCCGGGCCCGCCACAGGTCGCTGGTCGAGTCGATGAACTGCTTCACCGGCGCGGACACGTTGCCGTAGAAGGTCGGCGAACCCCAGACGATCCCGTCCGCCCACAGCAGATCGTCCTTGGTGGGCGGCGGCTCGCCCGGTGCGTCGATGCGACGCAGCCGGACCGTGGCTCCGGCGGCCCGCGCGCCCTCCGCCGCCGCGGTCGCGAGCGCGTGCAGAGTCCCTTTGCGGGAGTGGTGGATCACCAGCACGTTGGCTGTCACCAACTGCTCCTTCACGGTCAACCGACGATGATCTCGACACCGTCGCAGGCAGCGGCTGTCACCTCGTCGATGTCCGCGTCCAGCGGGGCGTCGACCAGCACGGACGCCGACCGCGCGTCGGAGTCGGCGATGGTGCCCAGTTCGTCGCCCGGCACCTTGCTGACCAGCACCGCGCACGAGCGTGGCGGGGCGTCGCGGTCGGTTGCGTGCAGTCGTGGCCACCGTTCGTCGCGTGTCGTCCAGCTCACCGGGGTGCCGTCGGCGCGGACGTCGACCAGTGTCCCGTGTGGATGGTCCAGGTAGACGTGCCTGCCGCGCCGGACCGGTTCCGGATAGGACACGTCCCGGCCGATGGCGAGGTCCACGATGCGTTCCTCCATGCTGGCGCCGGTGGCCAGGTGCCACAGCACGCTGATGCCGTCACCGGGCACGCGCAGCGCCACCTCCATCAGCGTCACGCCCCGGTCGCCCACGCGGTACTCCGCGTGCGTGATCGCGTCCCGGACCTCGAGCCGCCGCAGCACTTCCGCGTTCACCTTGGTCAGCTCGGCGGCGTCGGCGGCCGGCAGGCCGACGGGTGGGATGGTGTGGGACATCTCGACGAACGTGCCGCCGCCGTCCTCGTTGGTGCTCTTCCCGGTGATCCCCGACCATCGCGGTTCGCCGCCCTGTACCAGGCTCTCCACCGAGAACTCCGCGCCGACGACACGCTGTTCGATCAGCAGGGTCTCGTCCGCGGGGTAGCCGCCGACCGCGGCGGCCAAATCGGCGGCCGATGC
This window contains:
- a CDS encoding ATP-grasp domain-containing protein; the encoded protein is MTGKAPALVIMTGLKMIIRHLRLVEYARELDVVPIMVFSAGGDLKRLRELTGQPDHPLSGLGELWPVPDSTVGGVLGSVQDLLERYDVRGVLSCGEYFVEPAAALADVLGLPGPGWSAAASSRNKLLQRYALPDHSPGWRVIHPSARSSVAGLELPWNGPLVVKPVGRMSSSGVRQLASAADLAAAVGGYPADETLLIEQRVVGAEFSVESLVQGGEPRWSGITGKSTNEDGGGTFVEMSHTIPPVGLPAADAAELTKVNAEVLRRLEVRDAITHAEYRVGDRGVTLMEVALRVPGDGISVLWHLATGASMEERIVDLAIGRDVSYPEPVRRGRHVYLDHPHGTLVDVRADGTPVSWTTRDERWPRLHATDRDAPPRSCAVLVSKVPGDELGTIADSDARSASVLVDAPLDADIDEVTAAACDGVEIIVG